A genomic window from Apium graveolens cultivar Ventura unplaced genomic scaffold, ASM990537v1 ctg3274, whole genome shotgun sequence includes:
- the LOC141701053 gene encoding uncharacterized protein LOC141701053 translates to MERVFKISECLEDQKVKFATRSFRGEVVFWWDSVEQTEDIEKMTWSRFKDLFYEKYYPKNVQNEMEVKFINLKQENMSHEEYLSKFLELSRFAKHQVDTEAHKCQMFQEGLKPQIKSRVSMLELEYFDKLVSKVRIIAKDCEERNQFFNNKRKERDMSATRKDENQGPKKKFQDKDKGNSQKGHIAFNCPSKNNGGNAKKENKNEESGAAKPKATARTYAMTTYEAEKSKYVVSEEVISVDPAKIEVVMDWERPKTVTEIRSFLGLAGYYRKFIQDFSKIASPLTNLMRKDIKFIWSDECEQSFSELKKRLTSAPVLALPEGTEGF, encoded by the exons atggaaagggtCTTCAAAATCTCAGAGTGTCTTGAGGATCAAAAGGTAAAGTTTGCTACTCGCTCATTTAGAGGTGAAGTCGTGTTTTGGTGGGATTCAGTAGAACAAACAGAGGATATCGAAAAAATGACCTGGAGTAGGTTTAAAGACTTATTTTATGAGAAGTATTACCCCAAGAATGTTCAAAATGAAATGGAGGtgaaatttataaatttgaaGCAAGAAAATATGTCTCACGAGGAATATCTCTCTAAGTTCTTAGAGCTATCCCGTTTTGCAAAGCATCAAGTAGATACTGAAGCTCATAAGTGCCAAATGTTTCAGGAAGGTCTAAAGCCACAAATTAAAAGCAGGGTGTCCATGTTGGAACTGGAATATTTTGATAAGTTAGTAAGTAAAGTAAGGATTATTGCAAAGGATTGTGAGGAAAGGAATCAGTTTTTCAACAATAAAAGAAAGGAACGAGATATGAGCGCCACTAGGAAGGATGAAAATCAAGGACCAAAGAAGAAGTTTCAGGATAAGGATAAGGGGAATAGTCAGAAGG GACACATTGCTTTCAATTGTCCATCAAAGAATAACGGAGGAAATGCCAAGAAGGAAAACAAGAATGAAGAATCAGGAGCCGCAAAGCCAAAAGCAACTGCAAGAACATATGCTATGACCACCTATGAAGCTGAGAAGTCTAAATATGTTGTGTCAG AGGAAGTAATTTCTGTTGATCCTGCAAAGATTGAGGTGGTCATGGattgggaaagaccaaaaacAGTAACTGAAATTCGAAGTTTTCTGGGCCTAGCTGGATATTATAGAAAGTTCATccaagatttctctaagatagCGAGTCCATTGACAAATCTCATGAGAAAGGATATCAAGTTTATTTGGTCCGACGAATGTGAACAAAGTTTCAGTGAATTAAAGAAACGATTGACATCGGCCCCAGTACTTGCGTTGCCAGAAGGAACCGAGGGTTTTTGA